The DNA segment GACGACGCCCGCGCCGGCGCCCATGCAGCAATCGGCCGCCGTTCAGGCCAAGCCCGCCGACACGCCGCCGGCCGCGCCTCCTGCCGCAGTGGTGGAAGCCAAGCCGGCTGCGCCGGCCATCCAGCCGACCCAGCCGATGCCGAAGGTCCAGGGGCTGGAGTGACGTCAACACACCGCAATAAAAAACGCCCCGGTTTCCCGGGGCGTTTTCGTCTTCAGCCAATATCTGCTGAAGGGGTGACTTTAGAGCATGATCTTATTCGGAAAACCGCTACACACTTTTCCGGATCATGCTTCAGGCCGCGGCCTTCTCGGCCGAGCCTTCGATGACAGGCGCAGAGGGCGTCGCCGTGCCGATCGGAATGCTGCGGGGCTTCTTGGCCTCGGGGATCTCGCGGACGAGATCGACGTGCAGGAGACCGTTCTCCAGCGAGGCGTTCTTCACGACGACAAAGTCGGCAAGCTGGAACGCACGCTCGAAGGCCCGCGCGGCGATGCCGCGGTAAAGCACCTCGGATTTTTCTTTGCTATTCTCGTTGGCGACTTTCTCGCCCTTGATCGTCAAGGTGTTCTCCTTGGCGACGATCGAAAGCTCGCTCTGCGCGAAGCCGGAGACCGCAACGCTGATGCGATAGGCGTTCTCGCCGGTACGTTCGATGTTGTAGGGCGGATAGCCGGGGCTGCCGTCAGCAGTGGCCTGGTCGAGCAGGCTAAAGAAGCGGTCGAAGCCGACGGTCGAGCGATAAAACGGGGTAAGGTCGTAGCTACGCATAGGTAGTCCTCCATTGAGCGACTGTTTGAGTGAACCCGCCCGCCATGGGGCCGGGCTTATGTTGTGCAGCCTCCAGCACTCCCGGGTTCTTCGGAAATACTGGCCGTGGCCTGCACGAAGGTGATATGGGAGGGAATCGAATGCGTTCAAGGCGCTCTTTGATGCGCCAGCACCCTTGATTTTCAGCGCTTTTCGCCTAGCCCGGCAGCTTCCATGACGCTCGTCTCAATCCCCGCCAATCCCGTGCCCGACGACGTCGTTTCCGGGACCATCAAGACACCAGACGGTGCCGAACTGCGCTTTGCGCGCTGGGCTCCGCCGGCCAATCGCAAGGGCACGGTCTGCGTCTTCACCGGCCGCAGCGAGCACATCGAGAAATACTTCGAGACGGTGCGGGATTTGCGCGACCGCGGCTTTGCGGTGGCGATGATCGACTGGCGTGGCCAGGGACACTCCTCGCGACGGCTGCGCGATCCGCGCAAAGGCTATGTGCGCGACTTTTCCGACTACGAGATCGACGTCGAGGCCTTCGTGCAGCAGGTGGTGATGCCGGATTGTCCGCCGCCGTTCTTTGCGCTCGCCCATTCGATGGGCGGCGCGGTGATGCTGCGGATCGCGCATGCGGGAAAACGCTGGTTCGATCGCATGGTTTTGTCGGCGCCGATGATTGATCTGCCAGGCCATCTGACGGCGCTGCCGGCCCGCGTGTTGTTGCGAACCCTGCGGTTTGCCGGTCTCGGCGGTCGCTACGTTCCCGGTGGCGGGGATACGCTGACCGGCACCGAGTCCTTCGTGAACAATCCGCTGACCAGCGATCCCGTCCGTTACGCGCGCAATGC comes from the Bradyrhizobium erythrophlei genome and includes:
- a CDS encoding Hsp20 family protein, whose protein sequence is MRSYDLTPFYRSTVGFDRFFSLLDQATADGSPGYPPYNIERTGENAYRISVAVSGFAQSELSIVAKENTLTIKGEKVANENSKEKSEVLYRGIAARAFERAFQLADFVVVKNASLENGLLHVDLVREIPEAKKPRSIPIGTATPSAPVIEGSAEKAAA
- a CDS encoding alpha/beta fold hydrolase produces the protein MTLVSIPANPVPDDVVSGTIKTPDGAELRFARWAPPANRKGTVCVFTGRSEHIEKYFETVRDLRDRGFAVAMIDWRGQGHSSRRLRDPRKGYVRDFSDYEIDVEAFVQQVVMPDCPPPFFALAHSMGGAVMLRIAHAGKRWFDRMVLSAPMIDLPGHLTALPARVLLRTLRFAGLGGRYVPGGGDTLTGTESFVNNPLTSDPVRYARNAAILAEDPTLGLGSPTVAWADTAFRAMHGFRAMTYPSEIRQPILMLAASNDTVVSTSAIEEFAYHLKAGSHLVIAGARHEILQEQDRYRAQFWAAFDAFVPGTPLFG